The Coffea arabica cultivar ET-39 chromosome 6e, Coffea Arabica ET-39 HiFi, whole genome shotgun sequence genome contains the following window.
CGCCTGAAAACCTGCAACTTCGGGCAGTGCCTTCCTATAAGTGCCATAGATTCATGAGATATTTCATAGCAATAGCTAATATCAAGTTCCCTAAGGTTGGGGCAGCCAGAAGCTATTTTAGCAATAACTTCATCTGTAACATGAGGAGAGCTCTTAATGGAAAGAACTTGAAGATTGGGGCACCTGGGAGACAGACAATGGAACTGAATCGTTTCAAACGTCAATAAAAATATAAGATGCACACCCCTCAACATTGACAGAATTCAGAATTGCCATTTAGACTTGCCATGACTATTATAGAGGTAAATAAAATTAAGTGGCAAAATGCACAAATTGTAAACCACCAGTAAAGCAATTTTATTGCTCTTGGTCTTCTACCAACAATGAACCTcaagtacaacatacatccTAGTCAACTAATAAATAgaaatgtatagtttttgaaaaggCCGCAAATCAATACTTGATAGATAAAGAGGCAACCCACTCTTTTTTGAGTAAATTTAGCAGTACAATTGCCTTATTAGGATGAATAGCCCAGAATTATGCTCATATTCCCATTTTGCATCGCGCccctttaacattttttttcaaatccaaacaaCATTACCCTAATAAGCATTAGTCATTAAATTCAAATGCCAATGAAGCCGGGCAATCAGGTTTTAAAAACATGGTTCATCGAGATAAATGAATCTGAAGGCAGCCATAAGAAAAGCAAGATCGAAACAGGGAagtaggaaaaaaaatccttgGAAGAAATTCTTCATTCTCTTTGGAACCATTCAACCAAGTGATCCTGATTTTCAATTTGTCATTTTGTACCCACCAAATCAGACCCAAATTCAACTGAGTTTTCATCCTATTCATCAAGAAACCCCCTAAAATGAACCATTCTATCTAACCCCAAACCCACATCATGTAGTACTTTTAGAGGATTCCATTGATGAACTTTCAAATGTTTCTCGAACCTAGAGCTGAATTCTCATCCATTTCAAAAGAATAACTCAAAACCACAATTAATAACAGAATAATTGACACATACGTGGACATTGTATTCCATAATATAAGAAAAAATTATCAATCGTGTGCATAAAACAAATCCATCGCTtagaaaattctgatttgtagGAAATTGACTTctcatttcttttctcttgttcaCAAGCTACACCTCCAAACAACTATTGTCCTCAGGCTTGACATCggtgagtttgaaaaaattgaCAAGAGCACCAAACATGCTTGTTGGGGCTTCTTCACCAGCGGGAGCGAGGGAAGGAAAGAAGAAGTTGgacaaggggaaaaaaagataTTCAGGAAATAGACTCTAAATTTGATCTTTGGGAAATCGATTAGTATTCAAACATTCTAAATTTATGGCACGAAACTGGGATTAGAATTATGTGAGCTAGCCTTAATCCATAATTCCAAATTGACAACTAAATTAAACATAAATTAACGACAAAAAAACACGCACACACGTTTTTCACCTTAAAATTCAGggaaaacgaaaaagaaaattcataaaatgaaagaaaaaaaattcaaacatcAAAGTTTAGACCTTTCAGAAACTAAAGAGAGAGAGCGGTTAGAGCAGTGTCTGACGCGGATTTCAGTGAGGGATCCATCGCTCCAAGCGACGACGGATAGAAGCATGGCATCGATTTTGCGTTCGAACTCGGGAGTCCAGTAACGGGGCAACTCAGTGGATGAGTCGAAGCGAGTTTCGAGGTCAAAGACCGAGTTGAGACAGGGCTCCTTGCAGGCGTGCAGCCATGGCTTGCAGACGAGCATAGCTCCCCGCCATCGGTCTTCGAGTGATACGCGGGAAAGGATGTTAACGAGACACTCGTGAGTCATATCGCCCCAGTCGTGACTCGGTCCCGACTCGGATGTTCCTCCTTCTTTGTCGTCCATTTTGCCTTCTGTTGGCGGTGGTGGTTGTGCCAAATCCCTTCGAGTTTTGATGCGTGAAATACTATACTACAGGGGTCGATTCGCGCGATGCGTGACTTTGTGtgcaaataagaaaaaatatttgtaaaattttttgaatatttgtaaaattttttgaatatatTTGTTGACATAAAATGTATAAACATGTCCAAATTAATTATTTGGCGGTGAAACATGACCATAACCGGTAGTTGCTAAACTAATTAGTGAGATTTATCAGATTTGTTGAAAATTAGAATCATAAAAAATACATGCTATTTGGTAGAAAGACATATTAATAATGAATAATTATCAAgaatagtttttaaaaaaacataaaatgatAAAGTCTTTTTGATATCAAAAAGCCCCCTCTCcatttatatatatagtatACATATCATAAGGCTTTAGTGTAACTAAAAATGATCTTTAAAAAAaggtgaaaagaaaaatggatgagaTTAATGTTCAAAAACTATTGGAAGAGAAAAATTATCGATGGAAAAATTAATGTTCATGGAGcatgtttcaaaaaaaattaaaaaattaaaaaattgttCATGGATCGCTTGAAAGTTGAAAGACCATATATAATCCCTAAGTAACAAGAACTACTAACCATCTTGATATCAATTAAATCACACAAGGGCAAAATCAGGATATTACACAAATCAATTGCTTTTAGTATTTTACCACACCATAAACCAGTTGCATAAAATAAATTCCAATGTGCTATTTGTAAATGCACAGGAATGATTACGTATCATTGGGCCGGCCACAGTTGAGAAAATACTAGATTCAGGCCGTAAATAAGGCCCAAATATGCTTTTATGTGTTTTTTCCCCACAATCTACGTACAAGAAATTTCAACGTGTTCGAAGCCTAATCCAGTAATCCTAATCGTAGGGCATAAAGACATTGCGTTGACTTAAAGATGAGTTAAGGATTAGAGATGTAGTAATTAAATTCAaatatttgcttacttttcatgtttttttggtaaataaatcTCGACGATTAATGGATACTCAATATTTATCCTCATAAAAGCGTGTTGGGAAACTATTTATATATCTCTCATGTATGGTGACTAAATCAAATTAACCCGAAACAATAGCAAATTTGCTGTATAAAAAGCTTGGGTTAACGATGCTATTTGCATTAGTAGGTAATGCCTCAAATCATATAAATGCGTTGAGAGAGGGAGGGCATTTTCATGTGTCGCgtcatcttcttatgcctttcgATTTTGAAGTCTAGTCTTACAAGGTCTTTGTTATGGGGTGTTAAAATGTTGGATGGGCATAAGAGGCAAATAGAGCAAAGACGCGGGGGAGAAGCAGTGCAACATTATAGACAAACTAAAACTGATTTGTGTGACATCCGGGTTATACATTAAACGATGTACCACGAAATTTCAACACAAATATGCAACATTTCCTAATCACTCCAAAAGCAAGTTAACAAGGCCATTCACATGTTCAACATGCAGATGTCATTGGTAAACAGAAAGGTATAACCTAGCTTCATATATCGACACCATAACGAGGGGGAAGCAGAAACGGAAGAGAGAAGGCCATGCAAATCAGGATTTGACCTGCAGGCTTTTCTTGCAGAAAGAAGTGTTTTG
Protein-coding sequences here:
- the LOC113694781 gene encoding F-box protein SKIP1, with amino-acid sequence MDDKEGGTSESGPSHDWGDMTHECLVNILSRVSLEDRWRGAMLVCKPWLHACKEPCLNSVFDLETRFDSSTELPRYWTPEFERKIDAMLLSVVAWSDGSLTEIRVRHCSNRSLSLVSERCPNLQVLSIKSSPHVTDEVIAKIASGCPNLRELDISYCYEISHESMALIGRHCPKLQVFRRNLMNWLDPSQHHGIVPGEYLDACPQDGDADATAIGKFMPHLLHLELRFSKLTAKGLVLISEGCSDLEYLDLSGCANVTSRDIANASSSLKNLKTIKRPNFYIPRSVFHVERYGHWRLYDERFQTDAFRI